One part of the Hippoglossus hippoglossus isolate fHipHip1 chromosome 11, fHipHip1.pri, whole genome shotgun sequence genome encodes these proteins:
- the tinagl1 gene encoding tubulointerstitial nephritis antigen-like — MKLILLTVSALLLLVGEGTADRILSRRTKRELASPLHVGGIRDPRGSYCERRGGCCPGRDDLCTVPYLDTICYCDLFCNRTVSDCCPDFWGHCLGVEPPFIGSCERNGNRFLTGQTYKENCNLCTCGTTGRWECEQNACLMESDMIHAINRGNYGWKASNYSQLYGMSLDEGIRYRLGTQRPSRTIMNMNEIQMNMDPQSDSLPLYFSSAEKWPGKIHEPLDQGNCAASWAFSTAAVASDRISIQSMGHMTPQLSPQNLISCDTRNQGGCAGGRIDGAWWYLRRRGVVTEECYPYRPPQQTPAEVGRCMMQSRSVGRGKRQATQRCPNSHNYQNDIYQSTPPYRLSSSDKEIMKEIMDNGPVQAIMEVHEDFFVYKSGIYKHTDVSFTKPPQYRKHGTHSVRITGWGEERNVDGTSRKYWIAANSWGKNWGESGYFRIARGDNECEIEAFVIGAWGRITMEDMKNHQHHHHRRHI; from the exons ATGAAGCTCATCCTGTTGACAGTGTCAGCGCTGCTCCTGCTGGTAGGAGAGGGTACAGCAGACAGAATCCTGTCCAGGAGGACCAAGAGGGAGCTTGCCAGTCCTCTCCATGTTGGTGGCATCAGGGACCCACGCGGCTCGTactgtgagaggagaggaggctgctgccCGGGCAGAGACGACCTGTGCACGGTGCCCTACCTGGACACCATCTGTTACTGTGACCTGTTCTGTAACCGCACCGTGTCCGACTGCTGCCCTGACTTCTGGGGACACTGTTTAGGCGTGGAGCCTCCTTTCATTG GCAGCTGCGAAAGAAATGGAAACAGGTTCCTTACAGGGCaaacatacaaagaaaactgcaaTTTATG CACATGTGGGACTACAGGACGATGGGAGTGTGAGCAGAACGCCTGTCTGATGGAGTCTGACATGATCCATGCCATCAACAGAGGAAACTATGG gtGGAAGGCTTCAAACTACAGTCAGCTGTACGGCATGTCTCTGGACGAGGGGATCCGGTATCGTCTGGGCACACAGAGACCCTCCAGGACTATAATGAACATGAATGAGATCCAG ATGAACATGGATCCTCAGAGTGACAGTCTGCCACTCTACTTCAGCTCAGCAGAGAAGTGGCCCGGGAAGATTCACGAGCCACTGGACCAGGGCAACTGTGCAGCTTCCTGGGCTTTTTCAACTGCAG CTGTGGCCTCGGACAGAATCTCCATCCAGTCGATGGGTCACATGACTCCTCAGCTCTCGCCCCAAAACCTTATTTCCTGTGACACACGCAACCAGGGAGGCTGCGCCGGGGGCCGCATCGATGGAGCCTGGTGGTACCTCAGGCGTAGAGG AGTGGTGACGGAGGAATGCTACCCCTACCGACCCCCGCAGCAGACGCCAGCAGAGGTGGGACGCTGCATGATGCAAAGCCGCTCCGTTGGCCGGGGGAAGAGGCAGGCCACGCAGCGCTGCCCCAACTCGCACAACTACCAAAACGACATCTACCAGTCCACGCCGCCGTACAGGCTCTCATCCAGC GATAAAGAGATTATGAAGGAGATTATGGATAATGGCCCCGTGCAAG CTATTATGGAGGTCCACGAGGACTTCTTTGTCTATAAGAGTGGGATCTACAAACACACTGACGTCAGCTTCACCAAACCTCCACAATACCGCAAACACGGAACACACTCAGTCAGGATCACTGG gtggggagaggagagaaacgtTGATGGGACGTCAAGAAAATATTGG atCGCTGCCAACTCCTGGGGAAAGAACTGGGGAGAGAGCGGTTACTTCCGAATCGCTCGCGGGGACAATGAGTGTGAGATTGAAGCATTTGTGATCGGAGCCTGGGGCAGGATCACGATGGAGGACATGAAaaaccaccagcaccaccatcATCGTCGACACATTTAA